AAGTTAGttataaaaaaagtgaaaaaagttCAATTTATCATTTCACGATCTTGTAATCCACATATTTTTACGAAAAAGTTGAACATTGATTATAATAATAGTCAGGTTCTATACGTCCTGCAAACGCGCACGCACATCAGTGTCCAAATATACATGCACGTGCACTTGAGTTGAATGGATGTAAACTAAAGACAAATGCAAGCAGACCTTGGTAGATATTTTGTTAGGAATGGTATAGCTTAACCCTAACTATAGCCCCACCCTCTATAAAATACGTGCACAAGTTACAgtgttgatttattttgttatcgtACATGGGCCTCACTAATGTTAGGCCTAgtacaaatggtttgtttgtttgttttttaatttcgcgcaaagctacacgagggctatctacgcgagtcgtccctaatttagcagtgtaagactacagggaaggcagctagccatcacatccaccgtcaactcttaagctacacttttaccaatgaatagtgggaatgaccgtcatattataacgcccccacggctgaaagcgtgagcatgtttagtgcaacggggattcgaatacaCGACCCTCAGcatacgagtcaaacgccttaatccatctggccatgccgggcccagtacaAGTGGACTTATAGATCTAGGGTTCTGTgattacaattattttgtattattctaaaaacCCTGTATTTCAAGAACTATATTTACAATAGGGATACTAATTTAACCGTAACTATTTTGCTGCTCTTCCTAGTTAACGCTAACATACATCAAATGATATTCAGTAAtttaagtttctgtttttattatcatgccaATTTAGGAAAACCATTCTCTTAAATTTCTTGCTTCTGGTGTAGAATGTCTAACAAGCTGGAAAGTAAAACGAAGAAACTGGTTATAACGTCTCGAAAGGCTTAAAGGTGGAATTCTTCTGACAGCAGTAATGTGTTTTTCTGTGTTATATACGTAGTTGGTTCACTACAGTTCCAACACTTCATTCAAACATTACTCCATTTAAACATACCTAAACCTCTTCAACTTCTGCATTGGTAGAACCCCTCCCTTCACTACATGTAACACGTTTCACTGTCAGACAGAATCAGACTTTTGTCGTTCAAAACAACCTGAGGTGCGTGTGTCGCACAGTTCAGGTCTTgtctaattattttgtgtttatacaataaattcacgagaacacagtttttttttccttattcacAAAACTCACTTCCAACAATGAAagaactggtttgtttttttcacaagaCTCGACTCCAACAGAACAGAAATATGTTCTAATGCTCGGAATAAATGACCTTAGAGCAAGATTTTTTCTATCACTTTAATTGCACAGTTAACGTTTCGCTTTATAGCTTTTTCAGGAACGTTCCACCAAAACACGGACCGTAACTAATAAGTGTAACACTTTAATTGGCATAAATAATTACTTCTAAGTGCGTTACCGATTAAGCAGATTTTAGTTAGCTTTCAAGGAAATATTTATTCCAGAGATTTAGGTCATTTTAATGCAGTGTTGATTTATTCAGATCacccaaaaataaaacattaaacaacagTCCTTACCTAGCATGTTATACAGTGACTGTGGTTGATAATGATCGGGCATTTTGTGCATGGCCTCCTGGTATACTTCGATGGCTTCCTGtgtgtgaaacaaaaaatatgtcttaccatgtttcacacacacacacacacaaaccagatttaaaacataaaatatgtcttaccatgtttcacacacacacaaaaccagatttaaaacaaaaaatatatcttacCATGTTTCACACACAAaccagatttaaaacaaaaaatatgtcttaccatgtttcacacacacacaaaaccagatttaaaacataaaatatgtcttaccatgtttcacacacacacacacacaaaccagatttaaaacaaaaaatatgtcttaccatgtttcacacacacacacaaaccagatttaaaacaaaaaatatgtcttaccatgtttcacacacacacacaaaccagatttaaaacaaaaaaatgtcttACCAtgcttcacacacacacaaaaccagatttaaaacaaaaaatatgtcttaccatgtttcacacacacacacacaaaaccagatttaaaacataaaatgtcttaccatgtttcacacacacacacacacacaaccagatttaaaacaaaaaatgtcttaccatgtttcacacacacacaaaaccagatttaaaacaaaaaatatgtcttACCATGTTTCACACACAAaccagatttaaaacaaaaaatatatcttacCATGTTTCACACACAAaccagatttaaaacaaaaaatatgtcttaccatgtttcacacacacacaaaaaccagatttaaaacaaaaaatatgtcttaccatgtttcacacacacacaaaaccagatttaaaacaaaaaatatgtcttaccatgtttcacacacacacacaaaccagatttaaaacaaaaaatatgtcttaccatgtttcacacacacacacaaaccagatttaaaacaaaaaaaatgtcttaCCAtgcttcacacacacacacacacaaaaccagatttaaaacaaaaaatatgtcttaccatgtttcacacacacacacacaaaaccagatttaaaacataaaatgtcttaccatgtttcacacacacacacacacacaccagatttaaaacaaaaaatgtcttaccatgtttcacacacacacacacaaccagatttaaaacaaaaaatgtcataccatgtttcacacacacacacacacaaccagatttaaaacaaaaaatgtcataccatgtttcacacacaaacataaaaccagatttaaaacaaaaaatatatcttacCATGTTTCACACACATGCaaaattagatttaaaacaaaaatatttgtttgcttacttataagcgaacccctgattttagtactgtaaacccgaagacataccgctgtactagcggggaacacaaaatattttttacctcgttttacacacacaaaaccagatttttttttaaatattattaataccagTGGAATCCACACATATTAAGTAACTTTAGGTTTCTTTCTCTTACAAAACTCGATGCAGAGGGCTGACAAAACAAAGAACTAAATCTCccaattttctatgtaaataaaTTTCAGAATCCCAAGCAGTGATTGATAAGATGAACTGGAATATCTCTAGAACTTTCGAGGCACGAGCTGTGACGAACAATGCTTTGGGCCTACAAGTCTGTTGTTGTGCTGTGGCCATcacggtatcaaaacccggtttttagcgtcgtaagccttCAAGACATACCGCTAAGTGTTTGGAAGCAAAATTGCTTTTACAAATTTACTGATAATTCTTGGATTAAAAGTACCTGATATAACCTACACTAAGTACTATTAAAAATCAAACTTACTGgcgttttactttatttatttgattttaattttaacaccAATTATAATGTTGGGTTATTATTATTCTAAGCACCTGGTTTGTAAGTGACTTAAATAACACTGTAAATAACAGTCGTTGTTCTTAAAAACTGGTGGTATATATTGTGTCTATTACTGTGACTGTCGTATTCTAGCTGGTCTGATGAGAACTGGGATTGTTCGAATGGCCTAGTCGGCACTGGATATGGTAGGTGTAGTGTGTCTGATATATTATAGCGTATTCTCCTTTGCTTTCACTCATTGTTCTTAGAATTAAAAACATATCGACTGGAAAGAAGATTAGTgtacagggtggctcgtaagtccctacccatccatatatcttatgtatccagtgtatctgtgtgttgtccctcattctcgctgcataatattatgcgacgccatgttctttgagacattttcctcaacatagcaggtgttattgttccaaatgccgcggtaacagctgccttcaactcatcattagtattataatgtcgtttataattacatatggatgggtagggacttatgggccaccctgtaggttgttcatagttttgttttcactcgaaaacatttaaatatataatagtttataaaCATACCTGATATTTCCCTTCATCAGCGTATAAGCGACCCAGATTAAATAGAGCTGATATTTTGGTACTTTCGTGCGTTTTGGGATCTTTAAGACCTGAGCTGTCAAGCTGGGCACAATGGCGATAGACCTACAAACATCACACAAAAGAAATGAAGAAACGTGTAAACATTCTTCGCTTTGAATATTTTGGGCATGAAAAAAAGAGAATATTggatatttgataaaatattcaaactgtgATTTTTCGagtaaacttttgttaaaatgacTACACTTGCATTGGCACTACAGTACATTTTAGCCAATATAGTAACGTAGTATTTAGCTACCGAAACACGttttatatacagatataattATCTGTATATTTTggcgagtcgcgccaaaacatgctcgccctcccagccgttggggcgttataatgtgacggtcaattccactattcgtcggtaaaagagtagcccaagagttggcggtgatgactagctgccttccctctagtcttacactgctaaattatggatggctagcacagatagccctcgagttgctttgtgcgaaattccaaaacaaacaaacaaagcgagcatgtttggcgcgaccgggatgcgaacccgcgaccctcagattacgagtcacacgccttaacacgcttgaccatgccgggcccttaagaCTGGAGCACTCGCGTATAGACCTTAAACctccaaatatttttttaccGCGCATGCTTGATTGGACACGATTTGTCGAAGTTCAGCATGAAGTCATCATTCAACGACCagtgaaaaataatgttaattactaTTTAGTTTGCGagtattctatatatatatattagtcttAAACTCTGAGTATGAGAGTACGTATaacgttttttcttttatttctaaattatttttgtttaaaaaatacagaCCTCATTGATTGTTGTTACCGTTGGAATTAAAACgataaaaacttataatttaatGGAGTACACTTTATAAATATCTGATTATAAATCTTTTCCCCacttactgtttaatattttcagaacaatttgtagaaatatatttgtttgttcattatgAGTTGGACTTCGAAacccaaatatttaaaataactgagcAATATAAGTAAAGCTGTTTGGATGATAAATGTCCGTTACGacataaacattatttcttaCCATTCTCAGTCCTAACTCAcagtagttttgttttagtttgtttttaattttgcgcaaagctacacgagggctatctgcgctagccatcccgccaactcttttaccaacgaatagtgggattgaccgtaatattatgacgcctccatggctgaaaggacaagcatgtttgatgtgacgagaatcgaacccataaccctcgaattacgagatgagtgccttaactacctggccatgccaggcctacttcACAGTAGCTTTTAAATTTTGACTTACCTCAACAGCTTCTTCTTTTCTTCCTAGAATTCCGAGTACCAGTCCCATATTCAAGTGGGCCACTGTAGACAGCAAAAAACgtgttaaaattagtaaaaaataactgtttttttctaCAGAGTTTGTTAAATTCCagtaattaagttttgtttttatatgcaactttatacataaaaaaattggtTATTTAGAACAGCTGCGCTtgtattataaacagaaaaaaagttgTTACAAATATTATCGAGAGTCAGAGGTTTAGGCAAAACCAAGATATTATACAGAAATTTCCAGAGGGCGCAGCAGTCCAGAAAACCTCTCAAACGATGAAAACACTCTGTAGGTTATCGTTcatatatttattcacattttagCTGTAACATTCTCTTGCTGTAGATCAGCGGTACGTTTACAGCCAGCAGTAAATTTACGGGTTTATAATGTTACACACTAGGGCTCGAAAATTGGGTGTGAAAACGCAGATAACCTATTGCGTAACTATGGAGGATTTTTAATATTACGAAActcagaaaaatgtttttcacacataGCTTCATACTGTTAGTTAATTTTCCAGTACGTAGCAACATTTCTCTTCATTTCTACGTGGAAAACATTCAATACCTAGATTGTCAGAATACCTCAGCAGTAAATATGTCagcaaacattttattgtatgtatCGAGAAGGGGAACGTATGTTTGAACTTTATTTACCATAATGAACCTACCTAAAAGTGAAAATGAATGTAAATATATTAGTTTCTAAGCAGATTATTTTTACGGCTATcaatgttgaaattattttgcGACTGTTtgagataaaatatatatgtatatgaaagaCATATACTGGGAAGTTGGTTATCGGGAAATTAATTGCAGACCTGCTTTCCAACCTGAAAAATTCAACAGCGTAGCTATAAAGAGGGAACCTGGGGTGTCAAATATCTAACATACTTCTTTGTAAGATGTTTCACAGTGATACTGAAATCTGTTGGTTAAGTACACCAGCTCTGGCATCCAAGAACGAGCGGACCGTTAATTACACAAGTTAGTGTActatttaattgaaaaaaaatatattcattggtAGATAAATCAGTTTTTTGAAGACATCAacgtattttaattacttttatttcatttaatcatACAAAATCTGAATAATACGTCCGAAACCTACCAAGTAATAATTGAAAAATGCACATTTTCcacatagtttgttttgaatttcgcgcaaagctactcgagggctatctgcgctagccgtccctaatttagtagtgtaaaactagatgaaaagcatcaacacccaccgccaactcttacaccaacgaatagtgggattgaccgtcacattataacgcccccacggttgaaaaggtgagtatgtttggtgcggtggggatgcgaacccgagaccctcagattacgagtcgcacgccttcacaTAGAAAACAGTAGGCAACTAATATTGCAAATGATTCTAtaaagtttctagttttatattcCAAGAAAAAGGGTTAATGCCAAACttcattgttattgtatattttatgcCAATAAcctataaaatattcacaaaataaaactatttttctaaCACGATTACCTGAATTTAAACGTATTCAATTAATGTAATGAGATTTGTGTCGATATGTCACTGATCTGAGGTATGACTCCGAGAAATGaattgaatacatttttaaatactttaaaaatgggGGGATGTtacacaatataaacatgttataaGAAAACCTTTGATGTAGGTTTCAAACACTAATCAGGAACCGAAACGGAGGGGTTGGGGATACATACTTGCGAGACGGGGTCGAAACTGGATGGCCAGCTTGTAACCCTGGAGAGCTTCTTCGTACCTTCCCTGCTCTTGTAGTAATATTCCCCTGGTAATGAAAGAGTAAGAAGGTAAGTTACCCGAATACCCCCTCTGGAGGCACAGCTTAATAATACGGATTGTCACTAATGAACCGTAATTAAAGTGCGAAGATCTTGTTACTATTTCAATTACACAGAGGCAATATATTATAACCATGAACTAAACAGtatagaaattgaaataaatatgaaaattaaccTATCATTCGATTCATCTCTTGTCACTGAGTTATACCGATTTCGAGGATAGCCATCTCTCATAAGTAACCCTGGACAAGAAGAGATAGTCGTGGGGCGTATATTATCTGGTCAAAGGTTATAATAAGTATTATGTTTCTTTGCCAAGATTaagtaaaatcaaatatatacttttaggctaaatagaaaattattttcagaaaatcCCTCACTAATCTGTATCGTTTAGATGCTGTTAAATTAAATTCAGACAACGACAAATGTCACTTTTATGCAACTAGATCTATCAAACACTTACAGATTATAATGGACGTCCGCCATATTTGATCGATAACTCAGTGCTTTCTTATAAGCCCATTCTGCTTTGCTCTTCTTGCCTTGAGCACTCAAGATGTTGGCCAAGTTTCCGTAAgctattgaaaaaattaaaaaaaaacactttcttttttatttttataaaactgcaAACCATCAACTGTTGAAAAATTGTTGAACATAATGTTCGTGTTATTTTAGAAATGCGAGTTTGCTTTTCAAATGTTCTTAGTTgtaaagttttgaaacttttgttCTAGTTATTATATGACCTTTCTTCGcagcaaatataaatatttttagcttGTTGCGTGTATGGGgtaaataaatatcacaatatcTTCGTcactaaatttcaaaataaacaaataacaagttaTTGCATTAGAGACACGCTGCTTTTTAAAGGTTTTGGTTTTAAAGCCTGACTTTGCATGACATGTTCTGACTATTAATACAGAGGATGAATACattcatcaaaattattttggaacCTCATTACGCTGTTACAGTCCATAACACTGCGTCCAGTCATGCTCTATCTGAGCAACCAACTGTGCATCTTGATAATAGCCCTGCAGCATAGCGTCCATTACAAAAGACTCCGATATCAGGCTGTCATGTACAAAACACATTACTACCCTGCGTATTTATCATAATCCATCTACTGTACGAGGACGATAGTTTCCTAAGTTGTGCTTCAACAGTCAGGTTACAAAGAAATTGGACGACTTCTTCACTGTGTATGTGTttatatggaatagcatgaatatccGTTTCATTTTCGATCTGCTTTGGTTGATGAAATGCGTCTTGGAAGCAGCTTGTGCTGCTTTTCCATATGGACACCTTCCCCCCCCCTTACGGATTTTACCATTAAAGTTTGTGTTTAGATATTTTTACCGGTTACAAAATACTCGCAATTTTCTTACCACTGCTGTGGTACGACTTGTTGCGGATCTTTTTTTGGATGGCCCTTGGCTCCctaatcttatttttatattccttTGTTATCCAAAGCCATTGAGGTTGAAGGATATCCCCGACCAGAATAAATCTTAATGATATCAGTGCATGAATATTCCGCGTTGGAAACTGATGTTACATACTGTTCCCACAAAGCGATGGATTTTCAGTGGCATCACACTAAACGACAACCAATGTCAATTTGTTATTCTTATACATTCATTCCATCATGGACTTATGGCAGTCACGTGACTTATGTATTGAAATCATTTTGACATAACGTACTCAATATTCTGTGTATGTGACTTAGGATATGTTTTTCTTTGAATCTAATTTACGCTATCTCACACAGCACACAACtcgttattattgttataaaaagtaGTTGATATGTGACTGTTAAATATTACTTGGATTTATATTAGTTTGTAAATGTGATAATAATGACTTTGTTTCGTTTGTACAGTTTTGTTTCAATCAAGTTTATGATAACAAACATAACGAGCTGGTGTGCTGTGTAAGACAGCGTATACCTCTGGATTCCAGTGCTTATTAAAGCATATGACTTCCATAACTGGATACAaaagactttaaaaaatataacctaaTAACTAGCAATATTATTACTGAGCATCGACTGCGGAAAATTAGACCTTAAAGCTATTGCTAAAGGTACAGGATTAATACAGAAACGAACTTGTAACTACGAGTGTATATAGCAAAAACGCAGATGGAGAGCCTTTACTGTAAATGTATTGAACATTTTGCTTTTACGTATGACGGAGTTTTCGGAGAGTCATTTTTCATAAGTGATGGAATCTCTGACAACGTTTCGAAGAAGTAATCATCGAGAATCTGTATCATTGACGTTGCTTTCTAGCGCCCCGAGGCCTGTGATCAGATCGGTCGATGTCAGGAGCTGAACTGATTTGACACTTCGTTATCAAGGCTAGCCAAGATATCGCACTCCCTAACACATATTCCATCAGTGAACTCAATTTTCGGCATCCACATGGGACGTTAACAGTGTACTTATTGTACACCTGGGGGCGTGCGACACTGTCTCCGGTCGAGATTGAaggttcttttttttattttcatgatatacGTGCTTTACATCAAAAAGTCGCCCAAACGAGTGATGTTTTCAATTAACAGTCACTGCATAAGACTTTTGCGGAAAGAAAGGAAAAGCAGTTTCACATACTTTTAGTATGGTGTATGAACTTTAtgaaaaatcaaagaaatactttatatatttctataatatgaATAATGCAACAGACTATCTTAAATGATACTGATATATATGTTCTgttatagtttttacatttttatagtaATATCATCAAACTAACTACTATACaaagatgtttgtttattttcgaatttcgagataagctacacgagggctatctgcgctagccctccctaattcaccagcgtaagactagagggaaggcagctagtcatcaccactcaccgtcatctcttgggctactattctacctacgaatagtgggactgactgaacatttataacgctctcacggccgAAAGGATgatcacgtttggtgtgacggagattctaacccgctattgttagattacgagtcaagcgccctaaccacctggccatgccgagctacgCAGAGATGTACATGTCTACTTAACTATGACTGTATAtaaattgtatgaaaaatattgcAAGTTTAGTACTTTGGTATAGATATTTGTAAATGATTTGGTGTTAGCTTACTGATCTAAATCAGTTTGGTATTAGTCTACCAGTGTAGATCGATCTGatattaacttatttatataGTTCAATTTGGTATTACCTTACTGATATAGATCGATCTGGTATTAGGTTACTGATCTATATCGACCTGATGTTAACTTACTGATCTAAATCGATTTAGTACCATCTGCTTGTCTTGCATTGATTTGGTATTAGCTTACTAATCTACATCGATTCTGTCATAGCACCTAAACTTAAACATTTACATTGGAAAACATTATAATCGATTTACACTTATCATTAAATAGGCTTCTAGTTGAGAGTACAGTTATTAAGAGTAGTTGAAACTTTTCAAAATGTCCACGAGGATATTTAGCAAAAATGTGGTTACACTATGTAAGGTCTGGGGTGTATGATGGGACACATGGCATGGCAATCAACTGGTACAAAGTAATCATtacaattgttaatattaaaacaagactCTATTCCTTACATAGATCTACAAATTCAAACATAGGAGGTACAGCTACATAACTAGAAATCCACAAAGTTAATAACAAGTTTCTCTCCACAGAAACGGGAACAAGAGACAAAGAAAACACTAAAATGATCATATTTAGTTAGCGTTGTTTTAGATACAGACATACCTTTTGGTGGGTTGATGGGTATACCAGATCTGTAGAGACTCTCTTCGGTGTACCAGTCTTGATTTCTTCTGAAAGTTCGTATGGAGAAAAGAATGAAGATAAGCACTAAGATACACAATAACGTTCTCCGTCTTCTTGCACTTTCCTGGCGCTTGCATAGGTGTTCGAAACCTAATGCAATCAGCAGACAGAAGCCCATGCTAGGGATGTAGAGCACACGTTCGGCGACGACAAAACCCACGTAGAAGAACAAGTTGGTGGCTGGAATGAATGGCAGTACCAGGAGAGCCAAGGAGAGTGTCACAGCATCCAGACGAGACGAGCTGGTTAAAGAACATTCAGTACAGTCAAAAACAGGAGAACACACGGATGATTGACACAGTGACTGTTGAACATGACAATTTCCATTCAAAAGACGATGACCATTACAGTTTGGCTGAAGGAAAGagtgaatgttattattattgttcaatAGAGGAACACACTTTTTGTGTCTCTGCGCAGGCCCGCTGTGGCTAGAATAAAACGTAAGTTTTGGACTCTGATTCAGAGTTTGACACAAACAAGCATGACTAAAGGCACTTTCTGAAAGAACTCCTTTCCTagataaatgtttatgtacaaagagaaaaatataaattattccgCCATAGAAACACAGAGAGACGAGGTTCCTGGGATCGGAGATGGAGCATATGACGGGAACAGCTTCCATTGACCAGTCAAAACTCAACCACAGCGGACATAGAAGTAACCAGAAGTTGAAGGCTGGGAGATAGAAAAATGTTAAAGTCCGAGTCACAAGACTGTCGCTGTCTGCTGCAGGATTGTCTGCTGGGGCAAAGTCCGGGGGTTTTATGCCCATGAGGTGAATTCTGAACCCCACCAACACAACGGTTGCCCCAAGGAGGTGAAGAAGCCCCTCACGTAGACCCTGATAGCGTTTCTAGAATAAACACGATACATCAGTAAGTTCCAAAGAAATAGTAATTACAGAATActcttttttttatgtaaaaatatttatatttacagtttaacagataaacaaattagttataactttgatataaCGACACTACTTTGTAATTCATATTTCTATTCGGAGTTTCTctaacttaaaacaacaaaatggcaacaatataataaacactgATCAGTTTCCACCACATAACTTATACTCTGTTTCTatagaaactaaatgttttactTGTAGTAAGTGACATTACTGGATCATCAGGTTTCTTTACACTCCAaagtctttttattattatacataaaccAATAAACATGCACACGGCT
This genomic window from Tachypleus tridentatus isolate NWPU-2018 chromosome 10, ASM421037v1, whole genome shotgun sequence contains:
- the LOC143229677 gene encoding protein O-mannosyl-transferase TMTC2-like isoform X3, whose translation is MNYWLGGLDPWGYHVINVLLHVVVSGLFTHLAAGVFLQRALPTAVAGLLFAVHPIHTEAVSGLVGRADVGACFFFLLTLQAYVQYCKWRDKEPEYCGRRWIALYGTLALASAAMLTKEHGITVLGVCILYDLMIQHHLTPKDIPAVLAEKRYQGLREGLLHLLGATVVLVGFRIHLMGIKPPDFAPADNPAADSDSLVTRTLTFFYLPAFNFWLLLCPLWLSFDWSMEAVPVICSISDPRNLVSLCFYGGIIYIFLFVHKHLSRKGVLSESAFSHACLCQTLNQSPKLTFYSSHSGPAQRHKKCVPLLNNNNNIHSFLQPNCNGHRLLNGNCHVQQSLCQSSVCSPVFDCTECSLTSSSRLDAVTLSLALLVLPFIPATNLFFYVGFVVAERVLYIPSMGFCLLIALGFEHLCKRQESARRRRTLLCILVLIFILFSIRTFRRNQDWYTEESLYRSGIPINPPKAYGNLANILSAQGKKSKAEWAYKKALSYRSNMADVHYNLGILLQEQGRYEEALQGYKLAIQFRPRLAMAHLNMGLVLGILGRKEEAVEVYRHCAQLDSSGLKDPKTHESTKISALFNLGRLYADEGKYQEAIEVYQEAMHKMPDHYQPQSLYNMLGEAFFKLGKFVDAEQWYKEALRVKPDHVPAHLTYAKLLSKWNRLLEAEQWFLKAKSIAPNDSSVYQHYGQFLSESERHNEAAETYIRAAQLSPEEYEIVFNAANTLRQAGRNEEAENYYHLAVKLRPKDVTSHMNLGAMLHVNGKLLEAESSYLEALRLKPDDFITQNNLQKLRNLLAQKGLRTTTHHRL
- the LOC143229677 gene encoding protein O-mannosyl-transferase TMTC2-like isoform X1, which gives rise to MPAKSARAHWRREREPSCQTLACHKLGKMEHCVVGVVSAVAWLLHWNTLSADFAYDDSRAIKTNQDLLPSTPLSSLFRNDFWGTPLSHSGSHKSYRPLCVLSFRMNYWLGGLDPWGYHVINVLLHVVVSGLFTHLAAGVFLQRALPTAVAGLLFAVHPIHTEAVSGLVGRADVGACFFFLLTLQAYVQYCKWRDKEPEYCGRRWIALYGTLALASAAMLTKEHGITVLGVCILYDLMIQHHLTPKDIPAVLAEKRYQGLREGLLHLLGATVVLVGFRIHLMGIKPPDFAPADNPAADSDSLVTRTLTFFYLPAFNFWLLLCPLWLSFDWSMEAVPVICSISDPRNLVSLCFYGGIIYIFLFVHKHLSRKGVLSESAFSHACLCQTLNQSPKLTFYSSHSGPAQRHKKCVPLLNNNNNIHSFLQPNCNGHRLLNGNCHVQQSLCQSSVCSPVFDCTECSLTSSSRLDAVTLSLALLVLPFIPATNLFFYVGFVVAERVLYIPSMGFCLLIALGFEHLCKRQESARRRRTLLCILVLIFILFSIRTFRRNQDWYTEESLYRSGIPINPPKAYGNLANILSAQGKKSKAEWAYKKALSYRSNMADVHYNLGILLQEQGRYEEALQGYKLAIQFRPRLAMAHLNMGLVLGILGRKEEAVEVYRHCAQLDSSGLKDPKTHESTKISALFNLGRLYADEGKYQEAIEVYQEAMHKMPDHYQPQSLYNMLGEAFFKLGKFVDAEQWYKEALRVKPDHVPAHLTYAKLLSKWNRLLEAEQWFLKAKSIAPNDSSVYQHYGQFLSESERHNEAAETYIRAAQLSPEEYEIVFNAANTLRQAGRNEEAENYYHLAVKLRPKDVTSHMNLGAMLHVNGKLLEAESSYLEALRLKPDDFITQNNLQKLRNLLAQKGLRTTTHHRL
- the LOC143229677 gene encoding protein O-mannosyl-transferase TMTC2-like isoform X2, coding for MTDLFMARHGQVVKALDSKEHSNSRAIKTNQDLLPSTPLSSLFRNDFWGTPLSHSGSHKSYRPLCVLSFRMNYWLGGLDPWGYHVINVLLHVVVSGLFTHLAAGVFLQRALPTAVAGLLFAVHPIHTEAVSGLVGRADVGACFFFLLTLQAYVQYCKWRDKEPEYCGRRWIALYGTLALASAAMLTKEHGITVLGVCILYDLMIQHHLTPKDIPAVLAEKRYQGLREGLLHLLGATVVLVGFRIHLMGIKPPDFAPADNPAADSDSLVTRTLTFFYLPAFNFWLLLCPLWLSFDWSMEAVPVICSISDPRNLVSLCFYGGIIYIFLFVHKHLSRKGVLSESAFSHACLCQTLNQSPKLTFYSSHSGPAQRHKKCVPLLNNNNNIHSFLQPNCNGHRLLNGNCHVQQSLCQSSVCSPVFDCTECSLTSSSRLDAVTLSLALLVLPFIPATNLFFYVGFVVAERVLYIPSMGFCLLIALGFEHLCKRQESARRRRTLLCILVLIFILFSIRTFRRNQDWYTEESLYRSGIPINPPKAYGNLANILSAQGKKSKAEWAYKKALSYRSNMADVHYNLGILLQEQGRYEEALQGYKLAIQFRPRLAMAHLNMGLVLGILGRKEEAVEVYRHCAQLDSSGLKDPKTHESTKISALFNLGRLYADEGKYQEAIEVYQEAMHKMPDHYQPQSLYNMLGEAFFKLGKFVDAEQWYKEALRVKPDHVPAHLTYAKLLSKWNRLLEAEQWFLKAKSIAPNDSSVYQHYGQFLSESERHNEAAETYIRAAQLSPEEYEIVFNAANTLRQAGRNEEAENYYHLAVKLRPKDVTSHMNLGAMLHVNGKLLEAESSYLEALRLKPDDFITQNNLQKLRNLLAQKGLRTTTHHRL